Proteins from one Megalops cyprinoides isolate fMegCyp1 chromosome 11, fMegCyp1.pri, whole genome shotgun sequence genomic window:
- the chmp2ba gene encoding charged multivesicular body protein 2Ba isoform X2 — protein MEMEIKKMAKTGNREACKILAKQLVQLRKQKNRTYAVSSKVTSMSTQTKVMNSQMKMAGAMSTTAKTMQAVNKKMDPQKTLQTMQNFQKENMKMGMTEDMINDTLDEIFNESGDEEESQDIVNQVLDEIGIEISGKMVSAPSAGKSLPSASTSKAAGISDEEIERQLRALGVD, from the exons ATG GAAATGGAGATCAAGAAGATGGCGAAGACAGGGAACAGGGAGGCCTGCAAGATCCTGGCCAAGCAGCTGGTGCAGCTGAGGAAGCAGAAGAACCGCACCTACGCCGTCAGTTCCAAGGTCACCTCCATGTCCACGCAGACCAAGGTCATGAACTCCCAGATGAAAATGGCAGGAGCCATGTCCACCACAGCCAAG ACCATGCAGGCGGTCAATAAGAAGATGGACCCACAGAAGACCCTGCAGACAATGCAGAACTTCCAGAAGGAGAACATGAAGATGGGGATGACAGAGGACATGA TCAATGACACCTTGGATGAGATCTTCAATGAGTCGGGTGATGAGGAGGAATCCCAGGACATTGTTAACCAGGTGTTGGACGAAATCGGCATCGAGATCTCGGGAAAG ATGGTGAGTGCCCCTTCGGCAGGAAAGAGCCTCCCCAGCGCCTCCACCTCCAAAGCAGCCGGCATCTCAGACGAGGAGATCGAGAGGCAGCTGAGGGCCCTGGGAGTGGACTAA
- the chmp2ba gene encoding charged multivesicular body protein 2Ba isoform X1 — protein sequence MASLFKKKTVDDIIKEQNKELRGTQRQITRDRAALERQEKQMEMEIKKMAKTGNREACKILAKQLVQLRKQKNRTYAVSSKVTSMSTQTKVMNSQMKMAGAMSTTAKTMQAVNKKMDPQKTLQTMQNFQKENMKMGMTEDMINDTLDEIFNESGDEEESQDIVNQVLDEIGIEISGKMVSAPSAGKSLPSASTSKAAGISDEEIERQLRALGVD from the exons ATGGCATCGTTATTCAAGAAGAAGACGGTGGATG ACATCATAAAGGAGCAGAACAAAGAGCTGAGAGGGACGCAGAGGCAGATCACCCGGGATCGAGCTGCgctggagaggcaggagaagCAAATG GAAATGGAGATCAAGAAGATGGCGAAGACAGGGAACAGGGAGGCCTGCAAGATCCTGGCCAAGCAGCTGGTGCAGCTGAGGAAGCAGAAGAACCGCACCTACGCCGTCAGTTCCAAGGTCACCTCCATGTCCACGCAGACCAAGGTCATGAACTCCCAGATGAAAATGGCAGGAGCCATGTCCACCACAGCCAAG ACCATGCAGGCGGTCAATAAGAAGATGGACCCACAGAAGACCCTGCAGACAATGCAGAACTTCCAGAAGGAGAACATGAAGATGGGGATGACAGAGGACATGA TCAATGACACCTTGGATGAGATCTTCAATGAGTCGGGTGATGAGGAGGAATCCCAGGACATTGTTAACCAGGTGTTGGACGAAATCGGCATCGAGATCTCGGGAAAG ATGGTGAGTGCCCCTTCGGCAGGAAAGAGCCTCCCCAGCGCCTCCACCTCCAAAGCAGCCGGCATCTCAGACGAGGAGATCGAGAGGCAGCTGAGGGCCCTGGGAGTGGACTAA